One Archocentrus centrarchus isolate MPI-CPG fArcCen1 chromosome 14, fArcCen1, whole genome shotgun sequence DNA window includes the following coding sequences:
- the LOC115791944 gene encoding histone H1-like, with the protein MAEEAPAAAPAKAPAKAPKKKSAPRAKKEGPSLPKLIVASVAESKERKGTSLAAIKKYLAAKNVDVPKANKRINTAVAKLVEKGVLSQVKGTGASGSFKLAKKEPKAAKPAKKKVAKPAKKAPAKAKKPAVKKAATPKKSPAKKAVKKAAKKTPKKAAAKKPKVAAKKPKVAAKKAAPKKPKAAKKPAKKAAPKKAKK; encoded by the coding sequence ATGGCAGAagaagctccagcagcagcacccgCGAAAGCTCCGGCCAAGGCCCCGAAGAAGAAGTCCGCTCCCCGGGCCAAGAAGGAGGGACCCAGCCTCCCCAAGCTCATCGTCGCCTCCGTGGCCGAGTCCAAGGAGCGCAAAGGGACGTCGCTGGCCGCCATCAAGAAATACCTGGCCGCCAAAAATGTAGATGTCCCCAAAGCCAACAAACGGATCAACACCGCCGTCGCCAAACTGGTGGAGAAAGGGGTCCTGAGTCAGGTCAAGGGGACGGGCGCTTCTGGCTCCTTCAAGCTCGCCAAGAAGGAGCCCAAAGCGGCAAAACCCGCCAAGAAGAAGGTCGCTAAGCCCGCTAAGAAGGCTCCCGCTAAAGCCAAGAAGCCCGCGGTGAAGAAGGCAGCGACCCCCAAGAAGTCCCCGGCCAAGAAAGCTGTGAAAAAAGCAGCGAAGAAGACCCCGAAAAAGGCCGCCGCAAAGAAGCCGAAGGTCGCCGCTAAGAAGCCGAAGGTCGCCGCTAAGAAAGCCGCTCCTAAAAAGCCTAAAGCCGCCAAGAAGCCCGCAAAGAAGGCTGCGCCAAAGAAGGCGAAGAAGTAA